The sequence TGCTTACGGAACCGAGGACGAGACAGAATTTTTAGATGAATTTGGCAAAACGGTTTTTGGCAATTGGATTATTATTCCGTCGGGCGAAACAAAAACTGTTGAATTTTCTTATCTCTTGCCATCGCGATTGAAAGACGAAACGGATTATCAGATTTTGGTTCAAAAGCAATCGGGGATTAACAGCTTACCCCTTAAGTTTATTTTCAAGGAAGGCGAACGCGAAGAAGTTGAAGAAAACATTATTAAGAACGACTGGGAGGGAGTTATTGAAAGAAAATGAAGATAGCAATGATTGGGCAAAAAGGAATACCAACTCTTTTTGGGGGAATAGAGCGGCATGTCGAGAAAATTTCTTGTTCTTTAGCGCGGGAAAAAAATCGCGAGGTTTTTGTTTACGCGCGCTCTTATTACACGCCTAAGAAAACTAAAAAATTTAAGGGGGTAAATATTATTCATTTGCCCAGTATTCAGACAAAGCATTTGGACGCGATTAGCCATATCTTTTTAGCGAGTTGGCACGCTATTTTTAAAATTAGAGCAGATGTCATTCACTACCATGGCGTTGGTCCGGCTTTATGTCTTTGGATCCCAAAACTTTTTAAGCCGAGCGCGAAGGTGGTTTTTACTCTTCATTGCCACGATTATTTTCATAAAAAATGGGGAAGCGCGGCTCGGTTTTTCTTGCGTTTTGGAGAAATGATTGGATGTTTATTGGCGGACGAGGTGATCGCGGTTTCCGAAGAAATTCAGGAATATATCGCGAAGACATATAAGAGGAAAAGTTCTTTTATTCCCCACGGGGTTGACGAGGAAGAGAAAATACCCGCTGATTTAATTGTGAGAAAATGGGGACTGAAAAAGGATGGATATATTTTGGCGGTGAGCCGTTTAATTCCTCATAAGGGCATTCATTATTTAATTGATGCTTATCAAAAAATTAAGACGGATAAAAAATTGGTTATCGTCGGTCCTTCTTTTTATACGCGCGATTACAAGAACGAACTTGCGCAAAGAGCCAAAAATGATACGCGGATTATTTTTTTGGATGCCCAGCAAGGAAAAATTTTGAAAGAACTTTTCAGCAACGCTTGTTTGTTTATCAACCCTTCAGAACAAGAGGGTTTGCCTGTGACGGTTTTAGAAGCGGCGAGTTTTGGTGTTCCGATTCTGCTTTCGGATATTAAAATTCATAAAAAAATGCTTGGGGATAATGTTTTTCTTTTTAGGAATAAAAGTGTTAAGAACCTCGCGGAAGAAATGGAGAAAATTTTAGGGGAACAAAAAACGCCCCTTAAAAAATCTCGTCAAGCGAAAAATTATCTTAAAAACAATTACGACAGTTGGGCGGGAATTGTGGAGAAAACTGTTTTGAAGTATATTTGATTTTGTGGTATAGTGGCGGTATGGATAAGAATCGCATGGTTCAATCAGTTATTGTGGGTTTAGCCGCCGTCATCGCCGCCGCTAGTTGGGCGGGGTTGAAGGGTTTTTTGTTTGAGGGCGGAAATTGGATTTTTCCAAGCGTTGGTTTTTTGGTTTTATTGGTTTTTTTGTCTTTAAATTGCTTGTTGACCAAATCAAAAATTAATCTTTTCATTACTCTTACTTTTGTTTTGGTTAGCTTTTTGTTTGCTTTTGGAATTAATTTAAGTTATTTGGCTGTTTTAATTGTCGCGCTTTTACTGTTTTCTTTTGGGTTCGCGCGCGCGATTAACGAAAAAGAAAATAGGATTAAAATTCAAATAGGTAAAATTCTTCGGAAAGGACTGCCTTCGGTTTTAACAGGTCTCGCTTTAATTATTGCCGCTGTCTATTATTTCTCTCCTTTGGCGGCGCAGTGGCAGGGCAAAATTGAAATTCCTCGTCCTTTATTTGACGCGATTTCTCAACCAATGATTGATAGCGCTTCTTTAGGCAGCAGCGAAGAAATTGGCGATATGATTTATGATTCGGTTAATCAGAGTGTTAACAAATATAGCCAAAATTATGAAGAGTATATTCCTTTTGGATTAGCGGTCGGAGTTTTTTTCACGGTGAAAGCGCTAGGTATTGTTTTAATATGGTTAGTCATACTTTTAAGCGCCGCGATTTTTAAAATTTTGGTTTCTTTCGGCGCGGTTAAAATACACGAGAAGGCGGTTTTGCAGGAAGTAATGGAAACATAACTATGGATTATTATAAAATATTGGGGGTTGAGAAGAGCGCTTCGGAGGATGAAATTAAAAGGGCATACAGAAAATTGGCTCTTAAATATCATCCCGACCGCGCTTCGGAGGATAAGAAAAAAGAATACGAAAAAAAATTTAAAGAGGTGAGCCAAGCGTATGGCGCTTTGTCTGATAAAAACAAAAGGGCGCAATACGACCAATACGGGCAGACATTTAATGGCGGAGGATTTGGGCAAGGTCAGGGATTTTCTGGACAGGATTTTAGCCATTTTTACGATGTTTTTGGTGGGCAGGATAATTTTGAGGACTTGGGATTTAGTAGAATTTTTGAACAGGCGTTTGGCGCCAGGCGGGGGGCGAGGCAAAGGGCGGAATACGGGCAGGACATCGCTTTGGATATGGAAATAGATTTAGAAGAGGCGTTTCGGGGCGTTAAGAAAGAGGCGGATTTGCGGAAGATGGTTCTTTGCGCGAAGTGCGGCGGAAAGGGAGGAGAGTCGTTAAAAAAATGTCCAGTTTGCCAAGGAAGCGGATATGAGCAAGTAAGAGGCGGGGGATTGTTGAGTATGTTTATTCAACAGAGACCTTGCTCGCGATGCCACGGACGAGGCGAGGCGCCGGAGAAAATTTGTTCCGAATGCCGTGGACAGGGAAGAGTTAAGGAAATAAAAAAAGTTAAAATTGCCGTTCCTGAAGGAATTGACGGGGGGCAGGTTTTGAAAATGTCGGGGCAGGGAGAAGCGGGACCTTATGGCGGACCAGCGGGGGATTTGTTTGTTAATATTCATATTCGCCCGCATAAATATTTTAAGCGACAGGGGAATATTTTGATTTTTGATTTGGATATAAACTTTACGCAAGCGGCTTTGGGAGATAAAATAGAGATACCGACTTTAGATGGCAATGTTAAATTAAAAATACCAGCGGGAATTCAGCCGGGGGAATTGATACGATTAAAAGGAAAGGGGATGCCGCGTCTTCATGGCGGAGGGCATGGCGATATGATAATTAAAGTTCAGGTTAAGGTTCCTAAAAAAATGTCTTGGAAGCAGAAAAAGGTTATTAAAGAATTAGGGGAGATTATTTAAATTTTTATGGAATTTCGCCAATTTTTAGCAAATTTGCATGTTGGGGCGGCTTCGGGGTGGGATTTATTTATCGCGCTGATTTTTTTGATTGCGGTTTTGGTCTATGGTTTTTTTCTTGGGCGGAATAGGATGATTGTTTTACTTTTGAGCAGTTATTTTTCTTTTTCTATTGCACAGGCGATTCCGTGGTCTCGCTTTTCGTCTTTAGGTTGGCTAGGAATGAGCGAAGGGCCGTCGGCGTCTCTGATGATTTTGGTTTTTTTGGGATTGATTTTGCTTTTTTATTTCTTAATTCCGCGCTCTGTTTTGAGTTCTGTTTTCAGAGTTAAAAAAAGAGGGGATGCTTCGTGGATACAATTATTTATTTTAAGCGTCGCTCAAGTCGGGTTGTTGGCGATGATAATTATTTCTTTCCTGTCTGAAGAAGTTGTCGTCACCTTGAGTTATTCCATTCAAAAAGCGCTTGTCGGTCCTGAAGCGCGATTTGTTTGGATTCTTCTTCCGATTTTGGTGATGGTTTTGATGAGGAGGAATATCTCTAAAAAAGATTGATTTTTTTAGAGATTTTGTATAAGATACCTAAGGTTTTTACGCGCCGTTAGCTCAGTTGGCAGAGCAGCTCCCTTTTAAGGAGATGGTCGGGGGTTCAACTCCCTCACGGCGCACTTTCTAACAAAAGGTGTTCAACCTTCAGGGTTGAACACTTTTTTGTTGGGGATTATTAACAATTGATTGTTGGGGGGAAAAGTGGTAGATTATAACCATGAGAAGAATTTTAAATATTAAGGCGGTCGGGGAGATTGGTGAGGAGGTTAAATTGGCAGGGTGGGTCCATCAGCGGCGGGACCATGGGCGGATTATTTTCGCCGACTTGCGCGATAGGAGCGGAATTGTCCAGCTTGTTTTTTTGCCTGAAAATACGGTTTTGTATAAGCTTGCTAATTCCTTAAGAAGCGAATGGGTGATTGAGGTTGTGGGCAAGGTTAATAAGAGGCCCGGGAAAATGGTTAATGAAAAAATTTCCACAGGCGAGATTGAAATAGAGGTTAAGGAATTGAAAATATTAAACGAAGCGAAAACGCCGCCTTTTGAAGTGGCGGAAGGCGCCAAGGCGAAAAAAGTGGGCGAGGAGGTTCGTTTGAAATATAGATATTTAGATTTGCGCCGTCCGAAGATGCGAAAAAATTTGTTTTTGCGGCATAAGATTGTTAAAACAATCAGGAATTTTATGGACAAGAGAGGATTTCTGGAAGTAGAAACGCCGCTTTTGACTAAATCAACGCCCGAGGGTTCGCGGGATTTTTTGGTGCCGAGCCGTTTGCATCCGGGAGAGTTTTACGCCTTGCCTCAAGCGCCTCAACAATTGAAGCAGTTATTGATGGTTGCGGGAATTGAGAGATATTTTCAAATTGCCCACTGTTTGCGCGACGAGGATTTGAGAGGAGACCGCCAGCCGGAATTTACCCAACTTGATATAGAAATGTCATTCGTTAAACGGGCGAATGTTATGGGCTTGGTTGAAAAACTTGTTTTGGAGGTTGTTAAGAAATTAATTGTATTAGACAAGGGACTATCTAAAAAACTTACATTTAAGCCGTTTTTGAAATTAGATTATCAAGAGGCGATTAAAAAATATGGAACAGACAAGCCCGATTTAAGAAAAGATAAAAACGACCCGAATGAGTTGGCTTTTGTTTGGATTGTCAATTGGCCTTTGTTTGAATGGAACAGCGATGAAAAAAGATACGAGTCCTGCCATCATATTTTTACTTCTCCCGTGGATGAGGATTTGCCTATTTTGGAAAAAGAGCCGCTGAAGGTTCGTTCGCGGCAATATGATTTGGTTCTTAACGGAAATGAAATTGGCGGGGGAAGCATTCGGATTCACCATCGGGACCTTCAGGAAAAGATTTTTAAATTGGTTGGTTTGGGCAAGGAGGAGGTTGAAGATAAATTTGGTCATTTATTGAGGGCGTTTGAATACGGAGCGCCTCCCCATGGCGGACTAGCGATTGGATTAGACCGTCTTTTGATGGTGCTTTTGAACGAGGAAAATATTAGGGAAGTGATCGCTTTTCCGAAGACGGGCGACGGGAGGGACTTAGTCATGGAAGCGCCGAGCGCGGTGACTCCGGAACAGTTGAGGGAGTTAGGAATAGAGATAAAGAAATAAAAAATGTTGGGTAAATTTTTAATTACTATATTGCTTATTTTTGAGCCGCTTATTTTTTCTGTTGAACCAGTTCAACAGCCGTTGCCCATTGAGGCGCCCGTTGAGGAAGAAATTGGCAAACAACACCTTTCTTCTATTTCATCTTTATGGTTTTCCAATCCTAATTTTTTACCTATGCGCGATTGGGGGATTGATGATCCAGAAATCGCGGCGGAGGCGGCTTTGGTTTCTAATCTCGCGGACGAGCCTTCTTTGTTAAGCAAAAATAAAATTCTTTATCAAAAAAATATTGACGATGTTTTTCCTATTGCGAGTTTAACGAAATTAATGACGGCGGTTGTTGTTTTGGAGAATATTAATTTAAGCGAAGAAGTTATTATCTCGGAAAATGCCTTGAGCGCTTATGGAGATAAAGGCGGTTTAGTTATTGGTGAAAAAATAACGGTTGAAAATTTGCTTTACGCTCTTTTGGTGGAATCAAGCAATGACGCCGCGGTGGCTTTGGCGGAAGCCGTTCAGGTTAAAACAGGAAATGATTTCGTGTGGTTGATGAACGAAAAAGCGAAGAGTTTGAATTTGGGAAAGACTAATTTTACCGACTCAAGCGGGTATCAGGCGGATAATGTTTCAACGGTTGGGGATTTATCTGAATTGGTTAAGTATGTTTTTAAATATCCTCTGATTTGGCAAATCACGAGAACGCCCGCGATTGATTTATCTTCAATTGACGGTGAGATTAAGCATCATTGGATTAGCACGAATGAATTGCTCGGAAATTTACCGAATATTATCGGCGGCAAAACGGGATACACACAAGAAGCGCAAGGGTGTTTTATTTTAATTACTCAACAATTAGAAAAAGATTATTTAATTACGATCATTTTAGGAGCGGAGGAAAGGTTTGCGGAGGCAAAAAAACTAATTGAATGGGCGGGAGAAGCGTATCGGTGGGAATAGGTCTTTAATTTTCAATTTTCAATTTTCAAATAAGAAAAACAAGAAGAAAATTAGGAGAAATTTGAATATTTTTGAAAATTGGAAATTGAGAATTGAAAATTATATTTTTATGTCTGATATTTTTCATGTTTCTCGGATTTTGGGGTTGGCGACATTGGCGTTTGTTTTTGCTTTGGCTTGGATGCCGGCGTTAATTCATTTTCTCAAAAAATATCGTTTGGGCAAGCAGATTCGGTCTGAAGGCGCTCCTATTTTCGCCGAATTGCATCAAAAAAAAGAGGGGACGCCGACGGCGGGCGGAATTTTGATTTGGGGAACTGTTTTGCTTTTTACGCTTCTTTTTTGGTGGTTGGGGAAAATTTTTCCCGAGAGTATTTTGGGAGAGTTGAATTTCTTAACTCGCGGAGAAACACTTCTTCCTTTGGGTGTTTTAATCGCTTCCGCTTTAGTTGGTCTTGGAGATGATTTAATGGGGGTCTTTAATATCGGGCCGAACGGCGGGGGATTAAGAATGAGGCATCGCAGCGTTATTTATACAGTCATCGCCGCTTTTGGCGCTTGGTGGTTCTATTGGAAATTGGACTGGGATTTAATCCATGTTCCTTTTGTGGGCGATTTTAATATTGGCTGGTGGTATATTCTTGTTTTTATGTTTGTGATCGTGGCAACTGCTTTTTCCGTGAATGAAACAGACGGATTGGACGGATTGTCGGGAGGTATTCTTTTAATCGCTTTCGCGTCTTATGGGGTTATCGCTTTTTCGCAGGGCAAAATGAATTTGGCCGTTTTGTGCGGAGTGATTATCGGGGGCTTGTTGGCTTTTCTTTGGAATAATATTTATCCCGCGAAATTTTTTATGGGCGACACGGGCGCGATGTCGCTGGGAATTACTTTGGGGGTTATCGCGATGTTGACGAACGCTTTTTTACTTTTGCCTTTTATTGGATTTGTTTTAGTCATGGAGTCGGCTTCAGTTATTATCCAAGTCGTTTCAAAAAAAATTCGCAGGAAAAAGGTCTTTTTGTCCGCGCCAATTCATCATCATTTTGAAGCGAAGGGGTGGCCGGAGACAAAAATTACCATGCGTTTCTGGATGATTAACGGCGTCATGGCGGTTATAGGATTGGTCTTGGCCTTTGTGGAGAAGATGGTTTAACTTTTTATGAAAAATCGACAACCTGACTATATTTTGATTTTAATTATTTTTGTGATTGTCTTTTTTGGTTTAGTGGTTCTTTTCAACGCTTCCATGGTTTTATCTCGAGATGTTTCGGGGCAAGGTTACCATTTTCTTAATCATCAATTGCTCTATGGCGTCATTCCCGGGCTGATTTTTTTTCTTATTTTCCAATGGTTGGATTATAAACGCTGGCAAAAAGCGGCTTTTCCTCTAATGATATTTGGACTGATTTTATTGTGCTTGGTTCTTATTCCGGGATTAGGATATAGCCACGGCGGAGCGAAAAGATGGGTCGGATTTGGAGGATTTTCTTTTCAGCCATTTGAATTTGTCAAATTATTCTTTATAATATACCTATCAACGCTTTTGAGTAAAAAGGGGAAAAGCAAACAAGTCATTAGGGAAAGTTTCATCCCTTTTTTAG is a genomic window of Patescibacteria group bacterium containing:
- a CDS encoding glycosyltransferase family 4 protein; this encodes MKIAMIGQKGIPTLFGGIERHVEKISCSLAREKNREVFVYARSYYTPKKTKKFKGVNIIHLPSIQTKHLDAISHIFLASWHAIFKIRADVIHYHGVGPALCLWIPKLFKPSAKVVFTLHCHDYFHKKWGSAARFFLRFGEMIGCLLADEVIAVSEEIQEYIAKTYKRKSSFIPHGVDEEEKIPADLIVRKWGLKKDGYILAVSRLIPHKGIHYLIDAYQKIKTDKKLVIVGPSFYTRDYKNELAQRAKNDTRIIFLDAQQGKILKELFSNACLFINPSEQEGLPVTVLEAASFGVPILLSDIKIHKKMLGDNVFLFRNKSVKNLAEEMEKILGEQKTPLKKSRQAKNYLKNNYDSWAGIVEKTVLKYI
- the aspS gene encoding aspartate--tRNA ligase → MRRILNIKAVGEIGEEVKLAGWVHQRRDHGRIIFADLRDRSGIVQLVFLPENTVLYKLANSLRSEWVIEVVGKVNKRPGKMVNEKISTGEIEIEVKELKILNEAKTPPFEVAEGAKAKKVGEEVRLKYRYLDLRRPKMRKNLFLRHKIVKTIRNFMDKRGFLEVETPLLTKSTPEGSRDFLVPSRLHPGEFYALPQAPQQLKQLLMVAGIERYFQIAHCLRDEDLRGDRQPEFTQLDIEMSFVKRANVMGLVEKLVLEVVKKLIVLDKGLSKKLTFKPFLKLDYQEAIKKYGTDKPDLRKDKNDPNELAFVWIVNWPLFEWNSDEKRYESCHHIFTSPVDEDLPILEKEPLKVRSRQYDLVLNGNEIGGGSIRIHHRDLQEKIFKLVGLGKEEVEDKFGHLLRAFEYGAPPHGGLAIGLDRLLMVLLNEENIREVIAFPKTGDGRDLVMEAPSAVTPEQLRELGIEIKK
- the mraY gene encoding phospho-N-acetylmuramoyl-pentapeptide-transferase, producing MSDIFHVSRILGLATLAFVFALAWMPALIHFLKKYRLGKQIRSEGAPIFAELHQKKEGTPTAGGILIWGTVLLFTLLFWWLGKIFPESILGELNFLTRGETLLPLGVLIASALVGLGDDLMGVFNIGPNGGGLRMRHRSVIYTVIAAFGAWWFYWKLDWDLIHVPFVGDFNIGWWYILVFMFVIVATAFSVNETDGLDGLSGGILLIAFASYGVIAFSQGKMNLAVLCGVIIGGLLAFLWNNIYPAKFFMGDTGAMSLGITLGVIAMLTNAFLLLPFIGFVLVMESASVIIQVVSKKIRRKKVFLSAPIHHHFEAKGWPETKITMRFWMINGVMAVIGLVLAFVEKMV
- a CDS encoding serine hydrolase, with protein sequence MLGKFLITILLIFEPLIFSVEPVQQPLPIEAPVEEEIGKQHLSSISSLWFSNPNFLPMRDWGIDDPEIAAEAALVSNLADEPSLLSKNKILYQKNIDDVFPIASLTKLMTAVVVLENINLSEEVIISENALSAYGDKGGLVIGEKITVENLLYALLVESSNDAAVALAEAVQVKTGNDFVWLMNEKAKSLNLGKTNFTDSSGYQADNVSTVGDLSELVKYVFKYPLIWQITRTPAIDLSSIDGEIKHHWISTNELLGNLPNIIGGKTGYTQEAQGCFILITQQLEKDYLITIILGAEERFAEAKKLIEWAGEAYRWE
- the dnaJ gene encoding molecular chaperone DnaJ, with the protein product MDYYKILGVEKSASEDEIKRAYRKLALKYHPDRASEDKKKEYEKKFKEVSQAYGALSDKNKRAQYDQYGQTFNGGGFGQGQGFSGQDFSHFYDVFGGQDNFEDLGFSRIFEQAFGARRGARQRAEYGQDIALDMEIDLEEAFRGVKKEADLRKMVLCAKCGGKGGESLKKCPVCQGSGYEQVRGGGLLSMFIQQRPCSRCHGRGEAPEKICSECRGQGRVKEIKKVKIAVPEGIDGGQVLKMSGQGEAGPYGGPAGDLFVNIHIRPHKYFKRQGNILIFDLDINFTQAALGDKIEIPTLDGNVKLKIPAGIQPGELIRLKGKGMPRLHGGGHGDMIIKVQVKVPKKMSWKQKKVIKELGEII